In Scomber japonicus isolate fScoJap1 chromosome 21, fScoJap1.pri, whole genome shotgun sequence, one DNA window encodes the following:
- the urad gene encoding 2-oxo-4-hydroxy-4-carboxy-5-ureidoimidazoline decarboxylase: MNMEIATVNGLPYEDFVNIFGNVVEKCPIITAAVWSRRPFVNMSSLEAAISEFIDALPESGKEGILRCHPDLAGRDLQSGTLTPESREEQAGAGMDGLDSTELLRMARLNEEYKVRFGFPFVICARMNDKATILQQLSERLRNERAMERARGIEEVKKICRLRLQGLVLIDAQNKL, from the exons ATGAACATGGAAATCGCCACAGTAAACGGTCTTCCTTATGAGgattttgtgaatattttcGGCAATGTGGTGGAGAAATGCCCCATTATAACAGCCGCTGTGTGGTCAAGGCGTCCCTTTGTGAACATGAGTTCTTTAGAGGCTGCTATCAGTGAGTTCATTGATGCTCTGCCAGAATCAG GTAAAGAGGGGATCCTCAGGTGTCACCCGGACCTCGCTGGCAGGGACCTCCAGAGTGGCACCTTGACACCGGAGTCACGCGAGGAGCAGGCAGGAGCCGGAATGGATGGGCTGGACTCCACGGAGCTTTTACGCATGGCTCGGCTCAACGAGGAGTACAAGGTGCGCTTTGGATTCCCATTTGTCATCTGCGCCAGGATGAATGACAAGGCGACCATCTTACAGCAGCTGTCCGAGCGGCTCAGGAACGAGCGCGCGATGGAGAGGGCGCGTGGCatagaggaggtgaagaagataTGCCGTCTGCGTCTCCAAGGTCTCGTGCTCATTGACGCACAGAATAAATTATGA
- the si:ch211-140b10.6 gene encoding protein POLR1D-like — translation MADDSELERRAVEELLKETDRARVRAETMGPAGWLKCPLRSTNKRFLLNTLRSTGMQQRTGEPAARRGRPRSESPNRSRSRSRTPPRDHRNNGGHAHHKHHRSSRSHKDKKQDRDIERSHKQKDNRDRRHGKDGPSTDKDRR, via the exons ATGGCAGACGACAGTGAACTGGAGAG GCGTGCAGTGGAGGAGCTCCTCAAGGAAACGGACAGGGCTCGGGTGAGAGCTGAAACCATGGGCCCTGCAGGATG GTTGAAATGCCCACTGCGGAGCACCAACAAGCGCTTCCTCCTCAACACCCTGCGCTCTACCGGCATGCAACAGCGCACCGGTGAACCCGCAGCAAGAAGAGGTCGGCCGAGGAGCGAGTCCCCGAACAGAAGCCGCAGCCGCAGCAGAACGCCTCCCAGAGATCACAGGAATAATGGAGGCCACGCACACCATAAACATCACAGGAGCAGCCGCAGTCACAAAGATAAGAAGCAGGATAGAGACATAGAAAGGAGCCACAAGCAAAAAGACAACAGAGACCGGAGACACGGGAAGGACGGTCCGagcacagacaaagacagacgCTGA
- the flt3 gene encoding receptor-type tyrosine-protein kinase FLT3, with translation MRRQRNMIAAGVYSDGRAAQSQDCVPTVEVACFLPAEYLNASRLVSVEVRAGKKLSISLKGLYEYSDCQWIRGTDAVKAMSFSDSIILPPLSGTDSGEYTLSCEAGNGTRFSLSVALHVVMTRPTKPQLILTDTENDKKSPLFKCKSTGSPKPTLKWFKNVDGTNFGGNIETAESTITSVDYINRGVMCCATNPEGQECSQLYDLDINTMGNKVSNVTLTPGQSLLLRCRQHRKPFTYSSLMWEKGTTSIDPKTSGCLSKNKEEICIEKDGHSTSQMAYLLIESVSVNHTGIYTCRNQVNKTKSVNISVQAKDFLSVKLDDRRIVQASNSCLQANVSYQPILQRCTWEDPDKIRTKCTREEWVTMHRNVTLCNHLKSGEYKLHLEAGGQKETKTVSVCVIDKPKFNFKTVDNNFTIETWSHVPANYSWMSCSTNVSCETDFDWKEVNGTAQTDSEVSCNKTIKSSVSRQKVDGEDQIKFCITTLVGSECKIFPVYKWPSPQQSIGSSPPVNDNSTVLRTVCFGLLSALIGVSMVLTYFVKKKKPQYQPQLQMLQMVGPNDNDYIYINFKDFEYDSKWEFPRENLELGKALGSGAFGMVVQATAYGINKPGVSQQVAVKMLKDKHQTVEKEALMSELKMLTHIGHHANIVNLLGACTDTGPIYLIFQYCCHGDLLNYLKNNSKRYHKSVTDAFNKDRFRSLYHNLQPRKISSEKQTTVDNYVPMYSSTTRGQEDIALLTINSNMDSFEDPAIFENLDDQTEDLEALTFDDLLSFAYQVAKGMDFLCGKNCIHRDLAARNVLVTKGRMVKIGDFGLARDIDNDSNYVVRGNVRLPVKWMAPESIFQGMYTMKSDVWAYGILLWEIFSLGVTPYPDMKVDHVFYSMIEKGFKMECPYYANQSVYEIMCKCWALDACQRPSFSKIVSFMSGMLTDREEKLYHNMLNDYSCDYQNASFTLDISALTKQNENKTQSVNVYCKAHATEESKVEVCDSDTVEAEEEFLKTSGTE, from the exons ATGCGGAGGCAGAGGAATATGATTGCGG CCGGAGTGTATTCTGATGGCAGGGCTGCGCAGAGTCAGGACTGTGTACCGACTGTTGAG GTGGCATGTTTTCTACCAGCTGAGTATTTGAATGCATCTCGTCTTGTCAGCGTAGAGGTGCGTGCTGGTAAGAAACTCAGTATCTCTCTGAAGGGCCTCTATGAATACTCTGACTGCCAATGGATCCGAGGAACTGACGCAGTAAAAGCAAT GAGTTTCAGTGACTCCATCATCCTACCACCTCTGTCTGGGACAGATTCTGGGGAATACACGCTGAGCTGTGAGGCCGGCAATGGGACCAGATTCTCACTGTCTGTTGCTCTGCATGTAGTGATGA CACGTCCCACAAAACCACAGCTGATACTAACCGATACAGAGAACGATAAGAAATCCCCTTTATTTAAGTGCAAATCTACAGGCTCCCCAAAGCCCACCCTCAAATGGTTTAA AAACGTTGATGGGACAAATTTTGGTGGAAACATTGAAACTGCAGAGAGCACAATAACGTCTGTTGACTATATTAATAGAGGAGTGATGTGTTGTGCTACTAACCCTGAAGGACAAGAATGCTCCCAACTGTATG ACCTAGATATTAACACCATGGGAAATAAGGTTTCTAACGTGACCCTGACTCCTGGTCAGTCTTTACTACTTCGCTGCCGACAACATCGTAAGCCATTTACGTATTCTTCGTTAATGTGGGAGAAAGGCACCACAAGCATAGATCCCAAGACATCAGGATGCCTTTCTAAAAACAAAGAGGAG ATTTGCATTGAAAAGGATGGACATTCAACCAGTCAGATGGCCTACCTGTTAATCGAATCAGTCAGTGTGAACCACACTGGCATATATACCTGCAGGAATCAAGTCAACAAAACAAAGTCTGTTAATATTTCTGTCCAAG CCAAAGATTTCCTCTCTGTTAAGCTGGATGACAGAAGAATTGTACAAGCATCCAACTCCTGCTTGCAAGCTAATGTATCCTACCAACCGATACTGCAGCGCTGTACCTGGGAGGATCCTGATAAAATTAGGACTAAATGCACCAGGGAAGAATGGGTAACAATGCACAG GAATGTGACGCTATGTAATCATCTCAAATCTGGAGAATATAAGTTGCACTTAGAGGCTGgaggacaaaaagaaacaaagactgtatctgtgtgtgttatag ACAAACCAAAGTTCAATTTTAAAACGGTTGATAATAACTTTACCATTGAGACCTGGAGCCATGTGCCAGCAAATTATTCTTGGATGTCTTGTTCCACCAATGTCAG cTGTGAAACCGACTTTGACTGGAAGGAGGTCAACGGCACTGCTCAAACAGACTCAGAAGTCTCCTGTAACAAGACAATCAAGAGCTCAGTCAGCAGACAGAAGGTGGATGGAGAAGACCAGATAAAGTTTTGCATTACTACCTTGGTTGGCTCTGAGTGCAAAATATTCCCAGTATATAAATGGCCTTCACCTCAACAGTCCATTG GTTCTTCTCCTCCTGTGAACGACAACTCGACGGTGCTGAGAACAGTCTGTTTTGGCCTGCTGTCGGCTTTGATTGGTGTCAGCATGGTGCTCACGTACTTTGTCAAAAAGAAG AAACCCCAGTATCAGCCCCAGCTTCAGATGCTCCAGATGGTTGGGCCCAATGACAATGATTACATTTACATCAACTTCAAGGACTTTGAGTATGACTCAAAATGGGAGTTTCCAAGGGAGAACCTGGAATTAG GTAAAGCACTGGGCTCTGGGGCTTTTGGAATGGTGGTCCAGGCTACAGCTTATGGCATTAACAAGCCAGGAGTCTCTCAGCAGGTGGCTGTCAAGATGCTTAAAG ATAAACACCAGACTGTGGAGAAAGAGGCTCTGATGTCAGAGCTCAAGATGCTGACTCACATTGGTCACCATGCCAACATTGTTAACCTGCTTGGGGCATGCACAGACACAG GACCCATATATCTGATCTTCCAGTACTGCTGTCATGGTGATTTGCTGAACTACCTGAAGAACAACAGTAAGCGCTACCACAAGTCTGTGACTGACGCTTTCAACAAGGACCGTTTCAGGAGCCTTTACCACAACCTGCAGCCAAGAAAAATCTCCAG TGAGAAACAAACAACTGTGGACAACTACGTGCCCATGTATAGTTCTACCACTAGAGGGCAGGAGGACATCGCCCTCCTCACCATCAACAGTAACATGGACAGCTTTGAAG ACCCAGCGATCTTTGAAAACCTAGATGATCAGACAGAAGATCTGGAGGCCCTGACCTTTGATGACCTGCTGAGCTTTGCCTACCAAGTGGCAAAAGGCATGGATTTCCTCTGTGGGAAAAAT tgtATCCATCGGGACCTGGCAGCTCGAAACGTGTTAGTGACAAAGGGCAGGATGGTGAAAATTGGTGACTTTGGACTGGCCCGGGACATCGACAACGACTCCAATTATGTTGTGAGAGGAAAT GTGCGTTTGCCAGTGAAATGGATGGCACCGGAGAGCATCTTTCAGGGGATGTACACCATGAAGAGTGATGTGTGGGCTTATGGCATCCTGCTCTGGGAAATCTTCTCACTAG GTGTCACTCCTTACCCAGACATGAAGGTGGATCACGTGTTCTACTCAATGATCGAGAAAGGATTTAAAATGGAGTGTCCATATTATGCCAACCAGTCTGT GTATGAGATTATGTGTAAGTGTTGGGCCCTGGATGCCTGCCAACGCCCTTCCTTCTCCAAAATTGTGTCTTTCATGTCTGGCatgctgacagacagagaggaaaag CTCTACCATAACATGCTCAACGACTACTCCTGCGACTACCAGAACGCATCATTCACTTTGGACATTTCCGCCTTGACAAAACAGAACGAGAACAAGACGCAGTCAGTTAATGTCTACTGTAAGGCTCACGCGACTGAAGAAAGCAAAGTAGAAGTTTGCGACTCAGACACTGTGGAAGCTGAAGAAGAATTTCTGAAGACATCTGGTACGGAGTGA
- the pdx1 gene encoding pancreas/duodenum homeobox protein 1, giving the protein MNREDHYYPSQVFKDSCAYQRSQGEDYSHSPPPCLYMSRQVHSVYTPPSMGALEPASLPDIAPAYSLPMREDPGVPQLHHPQGLQQQPLQPTAGYGDTGEQNRYHLPFPWMKTTKSHSHTWKGQWAGPYVMAETEENKRTRTAYTRAQLLELEKEFLFNRYISRPRRVELALTLSLTERHIKIWFQNRRMKWKKEEDRRRARGVDPDQDSSITSGDQAEAAGGVPHITTPPVSPLHGHTLSATGSREPA; this is encoded by the exons ATGAATCGGGAAGATCATTACTACCCTTCGCAGGTTTTTAAAGACTCCTGTGCCTACCAGAGATCACAGGGCGAGGACTACAGCCACAGCCCGCCGCCCTGCCTCTACATGAGCAGGCAGGTCCATTCCGTCTACACACCGCCGTCCATGGGAGCCTTGGAGCCGGCCAGCCTTCCTGACATTGCCCCTGCGTACAGTCTACCTATGCGGGAGGATCCAGGTGTTCCTCAGCTCCACCACCCGCAGGGGCTCCAGCAGCAGCCTCTCCAGCCTACAGCAGGTTATGGAGACACGGGGGAACAGAACAGATATCATCTCCCTTTCCCCTGGATGAAAACCACAAAATCCCACTCACACACCTGGAAGGGACAGTGGGCAG GACCTTATGTGATGGCGGAGACTGAGGAAAACAAACGCACGAGGACAGCTTACACGCGCGCCCAGCTGCTGGAGCTCGAGAAGGAGTTCCTGTTCAACCGCTACATCTCGAGGCCGCGCCGCGTGGAGCTGGCACTGACCCTGAGCCTCACCGAGCGCCACATCAAGATCTGGTTTCAGAACCGGCGCAtgaaatggaagaaggaagaggaccGGAGGAGGGCGAGGGGCGTCGATCCGGACCAGGACTCCTCCATCACCTCTGGAGACCAAGCGGAGGCTGCGGGCGGGGTCCCTCACATCACTACGCCCCCTGTTTCCCCGCTACACGGCCACACTCTGTCCGCCACTGGCTCCAGAGAGCCCGCGTAG